One genomic region from Streptomyces sp. NBC_01304 encodes:
- a CDS encoding RRQRL motif-containing zinc-binding protein encodes MPTAYAKCYDPLRLRYGIPTYPWRMAPEGLATRRQLRAMGLRPGGQLIVAQTMRINRRQGGPRVAYLYDIARAKPVRPMTSRKWGALALAMLARRTCPVCQVAYSYCIPTSLGMCVLCADEQCTA; translated from the coding sequence ATGCCCACCGCCTACGCCAAGTGCTACGACCCGCTCAGGCTCCGCTACGGCATACCGACATACCCCTGGCGCATGGCACCCGAAGGCCTCGCCACCCGGCGTCAGTTACGGGCGATGGGGCTGCGGCCCGGCGGTCAGTTGATTGTCGCGCAGACCATGCGGATCAACCGCCGCCAGGGCGGCCCGCGGGTCGCCTACCTGTACGACATCGCGCGGGCGAAGCCGGTGCGGCCGATGACCTCGCGCAAGTGGGGTGCGCTCGCGCTGGCGATGCTCGCCCGTCGCACCTGTCCGGTCTGCCAAGTCGCCTACAGCTACTGCATCCCGACCTCGCTCGGCATGTGCGTGCTGTGCGCCGACGAACAGTGCACCGCCTGA